From a single Rutidosis leptorrhynchoides isolate AG116_Rl617_1_P2 chromosome 5, CSIRO_AGI_Rlap_v1, whole genome shotgun sequence genomic region:
- the LOC139847202 gene encoding bZIP transcription factor 29-like isoform X1: protein MSETEERVNSSVPKLQSHVPFNHLDITQLNTNQFRVPNRQFSSSPNCNNENNGKRVGMPPAHPQISPVSVCYSQQTDGLQNLTLGTGPRTLSQPSFYSIDSLPPLSPSSYRDNGSAPIADVSLPPRKTHRRSNSDIPFGFSTILQSSPPLIALRGCNGPATPGQYVKQESNWEKNVSEGMGERKSEGEVVDDLFISHLNMNNRGRLNCFRAENVEEIENGVDNSDNEATSSVIGSGNNMHISRISSDKREGIKRSAGGDIAPTSRHYRSVSMDSVMGKMNFVDESLKLLPSLGGQIGKLSPSDPVNVNSDAFNLEFGNGMFTGAELKKIMANENLAEMALSDPKRVKRILANRQSAARSKERKMLYISELENKVQTLQAEATALSAQLTLLQRDSDNLTSQNNELKFRLQAMEQQAQLRDALNETLNTEVQRLKMMRMELSGDAAANLSQLSINPQMFQFHHHHQEQQQHPQQQKSEL, encoded by the exons ATGAGTGAAACTGAAGAAAGAGTAAATTCATCAGTTCCTAAATTACAATCACATGTTCCTTTTAATCATCTTGATATAACACAGTTAAACACAAACCAATTTCGTGTCCCAAATCGACAGTTTTCGAGTTCTCCAAATTGTAATAATGAAAACAATGGTAAACGAGTCGGAATGCCTCCGGCTCATCCTCAAATTTCACCGGTTTCGGTGTGTTATAGTCAGCAAACTGATGGTTTGCAGAATTTGACTCTTGGTACTGGACCGAGGACTTTATCGCAGCCCTCATTTTACTCGATTGATTCGTTGCCGCCTTTGAGCCCTTCTTCGTATCGTGACAATGGTTCAGCACCGATCGCTGATGTCAGCCTTCCACCTCGTAAAACACACAGGCGGTCAAACAGTGATATTCCTTTTGGATTTTCGACTATCTTGCAGTCATCTCCACCTTTGATCGCGTTACGAGGTTGTAACGGGCCCGCAACGCCAGGTCAATACGTGAAACAAGAATCAAATTGGGAGAAAAACGTCAGTGAAGGAATGGGAGAGAGGAAATCGGAAGGTGAAGTGGTCGATGATCTGTTTATTAGTCATTTGAACATGAACAATCGTGGAAGATTGAATTGTTTTAGGGCTGAAAACGTTGAAGAAATAGAAAATGGTGTTGATAATAGTGATAACGAAGCTACAAGTAGTGTAATTGGAAGTGGTAATAATATGCACATTTCGAGAATTTCATCTGATAAAAGAGAAGGGATTAAAAGGAGTGCAGGTGGAGATATTGCTCCAACAAGTAGGCATTATAGAAGTGTTTCTATGGACAGTGTTATGGGGAAGATGAACTTTGTCGATGAATCGCTTAAGCTGCTGCCTTCTCtaggagggcaaattggtaaattgtCACCGAGTGATCCAGTTAATGTAAATTCAGATGCGTTTAATTTGGAGTTTGGAAATGGTATGTTTACTGGGGCCGAGCTCAAGAAAATTATGGCTAATGAGAACCTTGCAGAGATGGCTTTAAGTGACCCGAAAAGAGTCAAAAG GATCTTGGCTAATCGCCAGTCAGCTGCACGTTCGAAAGAAAGAAAGATGTTATATATATCTGAATTGGAAAACAAGGTTCAAACTTTACAGGCCGAAGCAACAGCGTTGTCTGCACAGCTTACATTATTGCAG AGAGACTCAGATAACTTAACAAGTCAAAATAACGAGCTTAAGTTTCGTCTGCAAGCAATGGAACAGCAAGCCCAGCTCCGGGATG CTCTTAATGAAACTTTAAATACTGAAGTCCAACGTTTGAAGATGATGAGGATGGAGCTAAGTGGAGATGCGGCTGCTAACCTCTCTCAGCTATCAATCAATCCACAAATGTTccagtttcatcatcatcatcaggagCAGCAGCAGCATCCGCAACAGCAAAAGTCGGAGCTCTGA
- the LOC139847202 gene encoding bZIP transcription factor 29-like isoform X2, with the protein MSETEERVNSSVPKLQSHVPFNHLDITQLNTNQFRVPNRQFSSSPNCNNENNGKRVGMPPAHPQISPVSVCYSQQTDGLQNLTLGTGPRTLSQPSFYSIDSLPPLSPSSYRDNGSAPIADVSLPPRKTHRRSNSDIPFGFSTILQSSPPLIALRGCNGPATPGQYVKQESNWEKNVSEGMGERKSEGEVVDDLFISHLNMNNRGRLNCFRAENVEEIENGVDNSDNEATSSVIGSGNNMHISRISSDKREGIKRSAGGDIAPTSRHYRSVSMDSVMGKMNFVDESLKLLPSLGGQIGKLSPSDPVNVNSDAFNLEFGNGMFTGAELKKIMANENLAEMALSDPKRVKRILANRQSAARSKERKMLYISELENKVQTLQAEATALSAQLTLLQLLMKL; encoded by the exons ATGAGTGAAACTGAAGAAAGAGTAAATTCATCAGTTCCTAAATTACAATCACATGTTCCTTTTAATCATCTTGATATAACACAGTTAAACACAAACCAATTTCGTGTCCCAAATCGACAGTTTTCGAGTTCTCCAAATTGTAATAATGAAAACAATGGTAAACGAGTCGGAATGCCTCCGGCTCATCCTCAAATTTCACCGGTTTCGGTGTGTTATAGTCAGCAAACTGATGGTTTGCAGAATTTGACTCTTGGTACTGGACCGAGGACTTTATCGCAGCCCTCATTTTACTCGATTGATTCGTTGCCGCCTTTGAGCCCTTCTTCGTATCGTGACAATGGTTCAGCACCGATCGCTGATGTCAGCCTTCCACCTCGTAAAACACACAGGCGGTCAAACAGTGATATTCCTTTTGGATTTTCGACTATCTTGCAGTCATCTCCACCTTTGATCGCGTTACGAGGTTGTAACGGGCCCGCAACGCCAGGTCAATACGTGAAACAAGAATCAAATTGGGAGAAAAACGTCAGTGAAGGAATGGGAGAGAGGAAATCGGAAGGTGAAGTGGTCGATGATCTGTTTATTAGTCATTTGAACATGAACAATCGTGGAAGATTGAATTGTTTTAGGGCTGAAAACGTTGAAGAAATAGAAAATGGTGTTGATAATAGTGATAACGAAGCTACAAGTAGTGTAATTGGAAGTGGTAATAATATGCACATTTCGAGAATTTCATCTGATAAAAGAGAAGGGATTAAAAGGAGTGCAGGTGGAGATATTGCTCCAACAAGTAGGCATTATAGAAGTGTTTCTATGGACAGTGTTATGGGGAAGATGAACTTTGTCGATGAATCGCTTAAGCTGCTGCCTTCTCtaggagggcaaattggtaaattgtCACCGAGTGATCCAGTTAATGTAAATTCAGATGCGTTTAATTTGGAGTTTGGAAATGGTATGTTTACTGGGGCCGAGCTCAAGAAAATTATGGCTAATGAGAACCTTGCAGAGATGGCTTTAAGTGACCCGAAAAGAGTCAAAAG GATCTTGGCTAATCGCCAGTCAGCTGCACGTTCGAAAGAAAGAAAGATGTTATATATATCTGAATTGGAAAACAAGGTTCAAACTTTACAGGCCGAAGCAACAGCGTTGTCTGCACAGCTTACATTATTGCAG CTCTTAATGAAACTTTAA